The Astatotilapia calliptera chromosome 19, fAstCal1.2, whole genome shotgun sequence DNA segment GATCAAATCTTGTCTTCTTCCCACATATTCAGTTTAACTAGAAAAAACTGCTCATCACATTAGACTGATCTTATAAGAATTATATTGAATTTTAACTCTCAATCCAAACCCTTTGATGAGCTGCTTACCTGTCCGTGCTGAGGCCGCTGCACCTGCAGGGCTTTTAGCCCATGGGTTAGTTTCTCGAGCGGGCAGAGCAGGGGGGAGAACTGAGGGGTTAGCAGTAGTGGCAGCAGGGAAGGCAGGAGTTGTGCCATTCACTAAAGCAAATAAGAGACAGAAGCTAGTACAAGCAAGCCTGTGCAATGGATGATGTCCATTGGACATGCACAATgttactctgcatttaattagcaGTCTAATGAGGCATAAACTGCACGCAAAATAAATGTTATTCACTAAGTTATGAGAAAATATGAGCAGCCACACATTCTCCAACTGCAAATTTAAACTGCAAGCAACACATTCATCAAGTTATTGGAAACTGGCTGAACTTCTACAGAGCAGAATTACAGGGAAATTCAGccaaactgtgagaaataaacaacactgatCATAAAAGTGAATAACCAGGGTTTTAGTGTGTGCTTCTATATTTCCCTGAGTTGGCAAATGCAAAATCACCAGCTGATTGAGCTAaaccataaaaaacaaatagttaaagtggacctattatactttttcttatgttttgtcATATgatgacagagttcagtgactGAACCTGGCATggctgttggtgccagacagacTGGTCTgaacatttcagaaactgctgatctactgacaTTTTTCTACAtgaccatctctagggtttacagagaatggtccaaaaatataaaacatccagtgagcagcatcaACAAgttgaaaatgccttgttgaccATCCCTAATAAGGCCTTCTCAGTCGCACAGCTCTGCTCGCTTGCTGATCAACCCTTCTGACTACAAGAGGCATCCAATTAGAATACATTTAGATTAAAAGGAAGCGGAAAAGAGCTAAAATGGTTTGATACATAACAATTATTTTGAGCTGTGAATCATACAGAGCTACTCTAGTAtagtcaaataataaaaattatttaatttaaaaaatgaaacaaacataaTAGGTCCACTTTAAGCATCTTATCTGTTTTCACTTAATTGTGTGTTTagtattaaaaataatctttaacTTGCAACAGGATCTAACTAAATATAACCTTTTACCAGTAAACAGCAAAGTTATTTCTCTactactttttttattttatttatttatttatttaaatgcagaTTCATTCAGATCTTCTCACAGTACACACAGCTGATCGGAAAGTTTTACAGGTTTTTACCCGGTGCTACAGGAGACTGTGGGGATGAAGCCGGTTTAGGCATCGGCGCTGAAGAGAAGGGATCCTCTGGCGGTCCACTGAAGGCCGTGGCGATCTGAGTACACAGTGAACTGATGCTGTCACCTTCTCCTTCTAACTCAAGGACTGGAGGAGGTGCACATTAGAAAAGAGGTAAAGGTCAGCATAAGCTTATATGCTATAAGAACATGGTAGAAGTATTTTATTGTGCATATTTGCAAGGGCAGTAACAGTTGGACTCACCTGTGTTTTTCATGGGGAAGTCAGATTTGCGCTGCATAGTGGAGGGCAGGTCATTCATGCGCAGTGACTGCTGTCGTTTGAAGGGAGATGTCTTCTGACTAAGTGCCGGGAAGCCTCTGAAGGAGCTCTGCCTGTGGAGAATCTCAACTGGTGCGTGTCTGCGGGGTATCGCCTGAGGTCCCAGCATGGGCACTGAAAGAGGCGGGGACGATGAGGGGGACGGTGAACCGCCCGTCTGGTGGACTGACGAGTTTGTCACACTTGCTGCAGAGTTCCCAGCAACCTTCACTTCTGTCTCTGCTGTAAGAGATGCGCAACATTTAGACAACAGGCCTCTGCAGTGGTAAGAAATCACAAACAAATTAAAGCTTGTGACATGTGCCGATTTAATCAGTCATGCTTTTTAATCATATCTACATCTGTAATTCACTGTGCAACACTACACCCCCTCACAGAGAATGGCAGGTGTAGGGGTCTGAGAACatcttagaatagaatagaaaagccttttattgtcattgtacatcaaatgtaaatgtaataaaaatgtacataGTAGGACAGCAAGAATAAATAACATACAAGAGGAATATATGCAACAAGGGAAAGGCACAAAAGAGCTTGAAAGTAGAATATAGAGTCAGTGATGAAGGTTACTAagaccatggctcagattgCTGGTTGGGTGGGCAGGGGTGGTGGgcggggaggggagggggggaatAGTTGCCTATCCTTCCATcttcttttgatgttttctttttttttgggtgcTTTACAGCGACCTTCTGAGTCAAATTACAAATCTGAGACTGGTGCGAGGGGGAAACTTTCAAATGAATGGTTATATATTAGCTATTGTACATTTAAGGCATTTTAAGGAGCCGCTAATCTGCTGCCATGGCTTTGTAAAAGAAAGAGGTTATGTAAAGCAGCATCAAACTACTATATGCTGATTCGAGCTGTGCTGGTTTATCATacatctcatttaaaatataatcataaacttttaaaaagtcaataaactattaaacctttttttaaattgtgtggaAGACAAACCGGTCGATCTAATCCTGAGGACGGGGAAAAACACAACTAGATACAGACCTTTTTTAGCATCTTGTAGCTGCCTCATGACTTCTTCCCGCTCTGCTGCTTCTGTTGCTGTAGTAACACGAAAGGAGCCCTCGCGGGTGAAAGTGGTTCGGTTAGTGTCAAAGGTTGCCGTGACCCCACACTCCTTTTCCCGTTTCTGTTTTCGTTCCAGGCAAGCAGCGAACGCACAACCCACAGCGTGACTGAGACGCTCTCCCTGAGAGAAACAATTCAAAAAGCACACTGAAGTGCGTGATATCAAAACGGCCATCTAACCTAAGTGATTCAGGGATATGAcggtcttttaaaaaaaaaaaaaaggttaatcgTACACCTCTGAATATGAACtccaacatttttaatgttcacTGTCAGTGATTATGAATCAGGAAAATAgaactgcagttacaaaaaggAGTCCCTACTGAGTCTTTAATGGCCATAAAACAATGGCAGATCCAGCGTCGTGTGGTGCCATCCCTGCAGATGTAAGAGAATGCCCGCTCAAAATTCCTGTCTGGAGCGCAGAATGACACCTTCTCTATTGTCTGGTCCAGAATCAGGTcctgcaaaaaacacacacaaccttATTATTTTTTGATGCCGTGATTTTATTGCTCAAAGGAGGTTTTCTGATCATCAAGATTCTCTCAGCCACTCCAAATTTTCCAAAACTGGAGTGTCTGTAGCTCAgggggtagagcaggtcatctaataatcggaaggttagtggtttgataAATGGCTGCTCTAGTCTGCATGCAAGGTGCTTTGTATTTAATATTGTTGCTgctttggtgctatataaataaacacctGTAGTTAAGACACTCTGTTACCATTTGAAAACATGGGCTGAAAATGTTCACAGTAAATAATAACTGAATGAAAACGAGCCCAAAAAGATGGAACTAATTACATCCAGCTTCAGAAGGATGCTTGGAAGGAAGCTTGCCACAGTTAATACATTAATTCTAATAAAGCATAATCTAGACAAATGGCAATACAATTATAGAAAAGACAAGATCAACAGGGGTAGTACAGTACATGCAGAACTTCTTAGCAGTACTTTCTCACAAATTAGTTATTTTCCACAAAAGGAAATGTTCTACTCCTTCAttatttctcatttaaaatatttaaaaaccagCTTGGTAGCATTCTTTAACAATTATCCCCAAGAAGTAAATTGTTAGCTAGAAAAATGTTATGAAAACCGAAATTAGTCAAGTTACATGCAGTGCATAGTTAACTCACCTAACACATGCATGGTGCATTTAACTTAAACTTATCTTAAACTACATTCTGTGCTCACCTGCATGAAATTGCTAGCAAAGGGTTTATTAGTAATCAATGGCACAAAGAAAAATAGAtgggaaaaatgtattttcttttccatGTTATAATCTCCACACAAACCACAAAAGACCATCAGCACTGGCAGTCTGAGGCTGTTGTCTGGCAACAAACTGATGCATGCAGTACCAGTTACTTCCAGCAGGTGTCAGTGGAACCTGTAATATGACCCTGTTTACCTGAATCTTATCTACAGGTGCACTAAGTACATATTTCCAGTGATCTGCCTTTTGGAGGTCACTAGGCTACAATTGTAGTAGCTTATCTTATTCACTGCTGAAGCTCAGCAGCTTCCACCTTTACAGCTGCTAAAGCTACTCGTAATTCCTCCGACTGTTCTTTCCTTTTGATCAAGGTGCGACAGGCGACCGGAGGGACTCATTACCTTTGTTTTGTCGTCTACAACACGAAGACCATCTGCCGACACCCACAACACAGCTCGCACAGGCTTCTTCCCAGCCTGGAAAACACACGACAGGGATGGAATAAGTTAAGAAACAAGGAAACTTTTTCAATCTTTCCACATGCCTCAAGATTACTTCCCTTTGTGTTATTCCTTGGAACCTTCTCATAGAGGggtaaggaagaaaaaaatatatatatcagtcaacacacacacacacacacacacacacacctgtaaatACATAGAAACCAGCaggtaaaaagacaaaagagaagACAAGTCAggagttgttgcttttttttttttttcttgcttttttttttctttttttttggaggggggggggggggggggggggggtgtcacaCCGTAGGACCCAAATTTAAAGCAAAGAAGTcgatatgagatttttgtgCCCTGATGCATTCGACAGTGAACCCCATTGGttagaacaacaacaataaacaagGAAATGTTCATTCACAAAAAAACTGTTCATTGTTCTATTCTTGGTTCAAGGAAGAAGAGCTGAAGGGAGAGAGTCACGCATGTtaataccacacacacacaaacacacaacagaaaagTGCCCTGCCCCAGCCTAAACCGCCCCACCTGCTCACAGCCACATGCATCATTACGTTTGTCTCTCCCCAGACAGATTCCCCCTGTATTATGaacgcgtgtgtttgtgtgttttcttccaGCCTTCAGATGTGATCAAAGGGTGAAGtgtgagaggaagaaaaataataataataatgatgatgctaataataaagagaaacacactcagacacacaaagcAATAACTTACTTTTGAAAAGAATCCTTTGAAGAATTTCCTGTCCTGGAAGTGGATATGGTAAAAAGGGGAGGGTGGGTGAGAAGGGCGGAGGAGGTGGAAGGAGGAACAAGGCATGAAAATGTTACCTAGGAAGTCTAAAAATTGTCGGGAGCCGAAAGTAAAGGATTggatttggtttatttttggtgAAGCTGGGTtatgtgtgagagtgagtgggTGAGGGAATGGATCAAGTAGCTCCATGTGATTCCACAATGAGAGAGATGTTTCGATGATGTGTTTGATGATTACTGTTAGTAACACCACAATGGAAGCAAGAATACCCCTGAAAGCAAGACCTCCACAGGCAGAAAAACCACCCAGGAAAACGTACAGAGCCGTCTGAACAGAGGTGATAAAGATGGCAGATCATTAGGTTTCTGTCTGTGGACGTGAAATTCCTGAATCCCTTTTCGTTCTTTTTCCCTCTGATTCCCGGATCGAGACACTTTGCATTGTTGTTCAGCAGACAGAAACAAATTCccactgacagcagtttgaccTCTGAGTCAAACCTGTGACTGTTCAATGGTCAGTCTGAGTCTGGAGTCATGTTTAGGCTTCCACAACCAcatcaaaaaaaccaaaccagaCCTGGCCTAGTCTTAgccaccccaccctccctctTCTTTCACCCACTCCCCAAGAGTTCCTCGCCTCCCCGTAAGCTCTGAAAAGGAGTACCACTCCGCTCCTGTTACACAGCCATGGTGGAGACGGCACTCCAAGCGCCATGTTAATGCATGATTTAACATGTTAACCAGAACTGGAGATTCATTTGGAATGAGCTAAGCGATTGTtagggtatgtgtgtgtgtgtgtgattgtgagagtgttttacatttatgtttgaGAGAACCACACAGACATGCTGATGATAGCAAAGCCTGCAAAGTTAGTATTAGTATGCTATggttagggggaaaaaatctcTAAAGGGTTAAGAGGAATGTGGAGGGAGGAGGATTTCGAGGCATTTCTCTGCATTAAAAACCtgcttaaaaagacaaaaaaaaagcaccaacaaAAAGGTAACACAACATTCAAGTATTCAATGTGTGAAGTGAGATGGAACTAAAGTGAATCGGAGGAGTTTTGCGAGCAGAAAGGGTAGTTTTTAAATAGATGAAGGTGATTCcaacaagacaaaaaataaaaacaaagctgtgtaGCCAACATGATCGCTgtagataaaaaataataatacgtTGAACATTGAGTATTTTAACTACTGCCTACAGTTACAACCTTTCATTGTCACACCCAACTGGTGGTTTAAAGTCATTTTGCCCTCAAAACAACGGTAGCCACCAACAGGATGTGTAACAACGTATTGCACAGCTTGTGCAACATCGGTCAAGCTGCTGCTTTCTGCAACAGCTCACACCTTACAATATTTGTCACAAGGATGAAAGAAATCTCTAATGCAAGACAGCATGCTCTTAATCCTGGACAGTGGATTATTATTGATGATATGTggcttatttacttattttttcctTCATGAGATCAGgtttgtggtttaaaaaaaataaaaataaaaaataaaaaataaatggcaccGAGACCAGAATATTAATAGTGGGGGAGGCTAGCACAGGAAGTACTTTAAAAGTTTGCATCACAGAAAGCacatattttaattgttttaggTCCACCGTCAATGATACATCCTCAGGCTACTGGGCGTTCATGCCCAAATGCAACTAGGTCTTCTAAATGTGTCAGCAGTTCCTCGTGGAGTGCCTCACCCAGTCTGCACAGAGGTAACACGCCAACGCACTATCATCTCCTGAGTAACAGcaaaaacattcacacattcactcagAATACACTTCAAATCCCCAGGCTGCTGGCCAACAacgacaggaagtgatgtcacgaTGACAggaacgaaaaaaaaaaaaaaaaaaaaaaaaggcagcgtGGAGGTTGATGGTGGTGCAGTGCAGCTTTCTTCTCCACTCGCCTCTGCCCCACCTCCTCCCATGTGAGTCACGGGTCAAAAAGCTGTGAGAAAACTCTTATTATCGTCCCAAAGGCTGCTGGGAATGCAGCGGCGTCGCCTCAGAGCTGTGGCTGTCACACTTGCAATCACACACACCGGCTGAAAGGCTGGACCACCAACATGCACCCTCAAGCACAGTGCACATACAAGGACATctaaacacatttctttctctGCAGTTATTTCTCACGGCACATCAGCTTGTTGTCATTGGTTTTTGTCCGTTTCAAGACTTTGTGCCGATGTTGGCTGACTGTATAGGTAACGTGGCTGCAGTTAGCTGACTTTCAGAAAACAGCCTCCCCTCATCGACCAGGAGCAGATATTAAGTGCCTACAGGTGTGGAGTCTGGTTCCTGACCAATTTAGTTATTAGTTTCTGGAAATAGAGCAATATTAACTCGCATGTCTCTCCAATGGTAGGGACTGTATTTGTTGCCTGGCAACAGTCTGCTTATTAAAGCATCAGTGAGGATGAACTTGGATGTATCAGGGCCTCGctaattgtatttttgtttaaaggGTCGCCCTGGTCTCCTCTGACAACCTTAACTTTGACGTGGATCATAGGCATCAGGGGGCTGCTCTCTGCAAGGCTGTTTACGCAGACTTGTCCTGGCATCATGGGCTGCGTTTCAAACCATCCATTAAAAACCTTTCACTCCAACCTCATTTTCTCAGCAAAATGCACACTTCGTATGCTGCATCACGGGGTCACAGTACGGCAGGCTACAAACACTACAAACCTACTCTCATCTACTGACTGAAATGGAAGAAGAATGATGGAAATGAGGGGCAGACTGACACAGTACAGCAAGACTCATTTCTGTTTGCTGCTCCACTGCTTTGAGCTCCAGTGATGAATGTTAATGCCAGAATAATAATCCTCCTGCATTATGAATTTTTTAACTGTGAAGACTTAGTATCACTATGTAAAATCTATGGGACAACCCTAAGGAACACAACAACAATGTGCACCTCAAGACGGCGGCACTACAATGAGGAAGAGGGGAAACAGATCTGCATCCCTGCCACTGGGAAGGACAGGAACTATGTTGGAACACATTAGCAGTTCTCAAGCCAGTGGCAGATTGTTTTCCGGCATTTCCTGTAAGACAAGCCATTCAGGGCACAGGTAAAGTGCCACATCTAGGCCAGAGCTCAACATTTAGCAAGAATATAATGGCAGCAGTTAAACTACAAACAAACGTTTTGGTTTTTCTAAACACTCCCAAAATATAGTTTTGCAAATACATAGTTTTGAGAGTGTTGGTGTAAAATACCGATCCTGCAGATCAATGAAGCCGTGCATCTGGCCATTTACACATAAGGCTTTTGGCCAGTGAGGAAAGCGAGGGCGAGCAGCAGCGGAGGAGACAGGGGAGGAAATGTCATTAGGCTGAGGAGGGTCAGACAGTCGCAGCCTGCAGGAGGACGGGAGGCAGAAACACCCGCCTCTCCTCTTGAGTTGGCTCCATTTTGTCGGCCTTGTTAAAACGACTGTAACTCAATAAGAGCTCGCGGCCTCGGGCTCCGTGTTAACCACGTGACCTCATCAAGCACCAGTGTGTGCACGACACTGATGTGTGTTGTATCTGCAGTCGACCTTTGTGCATTTTCTGTACACTAAGAGAACAAGTGTGCTGCAGGGCATGCAGCATGTCTGTCTGCTCTGCCTCTGGGTGCACTTCGCCCTGTGTGCGTACACATTATCCCACTATGAGCTCCATCTCAGTGTGCATGCTGTGCAGCGAATGTCGACAGCTGCATCCAAATATAAGCAAATGTGTGCTCACGTATGTTTCATGTCAAACATTTTCCTCCACAAGTAGCGTGTAGAATGTCTGTTGTGTTttctaaaaatataacaaaatgtcAGTATGCAAAAGTGAGAAGAAAGGCCCTTACATATAACTGTAAGACTGCGTGTGAGTGCACATTCTCTTATTTGTCTTGCATTTCAACTAGCATGTTTTTCTGTATAATCGTTCTAAGAAAGGGTTCTCACAGCTCAAGCAGTCTTCAGTAGTTTGTTGAGCTCGACTAAGAGCCGCTTTTTCACAATAGTGAGAAGAAGAGGCATTGATAACAAGTGAAACAGGGTGTGAATTCTCAATTATTCTGAGTCACCTCAAACTGAAACCAAAAGCTGTCAGCAGACACGTCGAGCGGGAGATTCATTACCATTGCTGGCACAGGAATCAAATTTACGTCTGCGCATGACGTCATCTCGATCATACAGAGGCCGACTGTAGCAGCAGACCTGCCGACTCAGGTTTGGCCCCAACTACAGAGAATCAGCCTCTTTTGCACCGAAGAGTTTATGACCTGGGTGGGGCCTTGGCAAACAACTGACAACGTGGAAAAGCAATAGCGCCATTGCTTTCCCCGTCCTtcccctcctcctgctcctcaaACTGGAATTTGTTCCTTTTTGCGCAACTCCGCCGGAATCTGCTCCAGCAGGAAGTACGTGCTGACCTGCTCTGGCTGAGAGTGTGCAGAGAGAGCCAGACAGGAGAACAATCGACACACTTGGGCCTCTATGTACTAGAAAGCTAAGTAGGAATAAGCAATGATAAAACTCTTGGAAGGAGAGTAATGATAGCTAAAGGAGGGCTACCTTAGAAATAGTTTTTAGGAAAAGTCAGTAGGATGTTGGGGAAATAGAAAAGTAATGGAGGAAAAGTTGAAAGAAAGAAGATACAAGTAGGAAATAGCAGCCTCATTCCTGGAAGTACAGAAGATATTTCTAGTGAAACCTACCGTCTTCAACCGTTTTACTGCATCTTCACAGATGTGCATGCCTCTGGATTCATCCACCTCCACATGTCCCAGGTACTGCAGGGCACAGAGAAGTAGatggacaggaaaaaaaaaggaaagaatgagTAATGCTGTGACAAACCTTTCCTGTGGCCATCTCTGCTGATGTTTAACTAAGGCTACAATAATAAACTTTAGAATGAGATTAGGTATTTAAATGAGCTCAGATTGTCTAATATCCCCTGGTACCCGAACGCTGGTGATTTATACACCTAATTAAATTCCGTTTTGAGGTCAATTGCAGTCAATAGCTCCATAGCTGATCTCTAATTTTGTCCATGGAGAAAATGATAACCCGTTCATGAGAAATGTATATGGGCAAGTGTGTAGACTGTAGTGTGTGATCCTGTAAGGGGACACGAGGAAGATCAAAGAAGCACGCAAAGAGGCAAAAACAAACTGCCCCTTCCGATCTCTTTGTGAGCTGACGGAAACAACGTAGGCTGTATATTTTATCTTTTGAGCTTCACCACCTTCCAGTAATGGCTGGCTCATCGCAACTCTAGTTAAGACTATAGCAGGTTCCAGGTTGTTCCAGGTTATTATGCAATAACTTGGCAGATGCTCCTACAGTATATTACTCCAAGGCTTCCCACAGTATATTGTTGCTGGAGTAGGCTGCTTCACATGACTCAAAACTGCCTGTACTGACACTTCAAGTATAAAGTAAAGAATAACTTTGAAGTGCGAGCAGTGCATTTCAGCTTGTGGCCTTCAGCAGGGTCATTTTCATCCTATCCTGTGGCTTGTGAGTGCAAACATCCTGGTTTTACTGTGAAGTTGCTGATAAAGCTGTAGCGGTGACCTTTTCGGACAATTTTCCTTCTCGCTGTACTTTGGAAGTAAATAAAAGGTCTCCAGTTATGTTAGACAAAGTCAGTACGCCTTTTAAATCACACAGAATTACAGTTCATGGGGAAGAGTCATTACCCCATATATGCCAAACATTTATTGAGACTAAGCTACGGTAATTAGAGACGAGATATGTCAGGGTTAGTCAGATTCAGCACTGGAAGCTGCACTAAATGATCGTCCACATTATACGTTCCGTCCAATCACCAATTTCTCGGGGGAAACCCTGTGCTCCTGACTATGGAAATACTCGCCAGGAGTGAAAACCTTACGTGAGTAGGCTGAGCTCCAACTGAATGAACAGAAAAGGCTGCCGCTTCCTGCCCGACCCTTCCCGCCCCTTTCAGACCTGAAGCAAGATCACGCCCTGCTGTGTGTCACTCCAGAGGAGTCACAACCTTGACTACTCCAGAAGCCATTGTGCATGCTGAGCTGGAGAGGAAGTCCTTACCCTTTCCTTATAGATACACATGCTGACCCACGCCTTTCACCCCCACCCTCTGGCCCTGCTATATTGAGCGTGTGACGCAACTGCTGTGAGTCATACTGTCGCCGTTTTGGAATACACATGCACGTAAACACACATCGATGGATGCAAACGTGCAAGGTGTTAAGGACAATAGTGATGCGAGGAGGCAGCTGTGGACAATGAAAGCAGCGGGGCTACTAATCGGGGATCATCCAGAAGGATGTGGCAGAGGTGAGATGAATAAATGCAGGGGAGACTTGAAGTGTCACAACAGATTCTTCATTATGGCGTCTTACTCTGCTCCATTAGTAAATAGCTGCCAGCAACAATCTGGGGGCTGAAACATTCACATGTAACAGAAGAAGAACTCCAccaaataaatggaaaataatAGAATTTGAGGAGATTTCTGCACATGTGCAATTTGGTTCTGAAATTCAGATTTGTGTGTGGGTCCCTTCCAGGATTAGAATCACTTGACAACTATCCTACGGTGGGCTACGATTAGATGaagctaaataaaacaaacttcaaatttTTCCAGCAGTAAAAGGCCAACAGAGCAACCATAAACAGAGAAAGTACTAGGGCTGCTTGATAATTGCAACAATCATAAACGTGTCTATTGCTGGTCAGTAATTATATCTATTAACATGGTTATTCATTAACTTAAATGCATTGAATTATTAAACTGTGGGATGGTTTCACTGAACTTTATAGCTAggtcaaattaaaaatgtaagaaaaagggAGAGTTTTAAGGTTTATCTGGTTAGGATTTGAGGTATTTTTGCCAATTTCCAGTCATCAGAAATAAGAGCAGCCCTTTGGGCAGGCAGTACTGTAGCTACAGGGAGAGAAATGTACAGCTGACACTCCCAACCAACACCTCTGTCTTACACTACAGAAAGCAGCACCTACAGGTCCCCGTCAATAATTCTTCCACAGTTTTGCCCATTGAAAAATTCAGAGAAATTTACTACTTCTAGATAGATTTTGGTTCAACAAAAGGTtcacttttgtttgatttttggttcAAACTGATCTAAACTATGAAGGAATTTACAATTTTAGGGGCATGTGAAAGACCCGCCACTATAAAAGAAAGGAGTGTATATCCTCTGGATGTGACCTGGGAATTAATTCCGAGAACTTGCTATAAATCAGTGTCAAGTGACAGTGCAAAACAAAATTCAGTCCAATTCCATAAGCAGCCTCACAAACGTCTCCGCTGGTAAACAGCACACACAAGCAACTGAATCTAATCTTGCATCTGCCACCAGCCTTCAGCAGTCATAAGGCTGATCTTTCCATATGAAAAACCAAGTCTACATGTTTATGCCTTTCACCATCACCTTGAATTATAATAGatatatttaacattaaaacaatttgcttatacataaaaaaaatgtacaagcACTACGTAACAGGCCCTGATAATGACAATTAAACTCATAATCTTCTTGCCAAAGGCACTACAGAATGGGTGGgtattcttcttctccttccctGCATGTCCTGTCCTACCATGTATTTATTACTCTGTATTGTAGCAGTCTGTTATAATTTCACCACAACtattcacacacagacaaacattcaTGCAGAACGGGGCTCCTCTAAGGCACCTAGAGCAGGAGACAGGGAGCagcaggagggggaggagggataCAGATGAGTAGCATGGTAGGTTGCACCATTGCGATGAAAGCCAGTGTAAAGGTGGAAAGAAAAATACTGGTGGAGTAGTGTGCGTTTGGCTGCAGAGATAACATAAGGACAgtcaggtttttttcccccccatttaCCTAAAGTATCTGGCTTCTAAGTCAGTGGCTACTTTTACACCTTCACTGTGGTAATTATGGCTAATTATTACTTTTCAAACAGATACAAACGTTTTGTAAATGTCACAAacctttttctgtgtttctaagTCAAGAAAATACTATCAAAAGTTaaaatattctattattttattataccaAATAACACAGCTAATACTCCTTAGCCTTGCTGAGctaagaaaaacattatattaACAAAATCCAACTTACTTTGCACAACAGAATGAAACTGACGTGCGGTTGTCAACAAAGGGATAAATGCCTATTAAAGAATTTGCCATATGTTGGTAATCCATGATTAAAATATCTCTTAAAATATGAACTAAGGGTTAGGGCCAtagcaacaaaatcaaaaattaTGTGCTCATAAGACCTACATTTCTTATATAAGCATATAAAAGATTAAATACAATTAGCGTGAAGGGTTTTCTGCTCATCTTGTTGGAGAAAATTAGGATCTCAATATTCTATTCTGGACTTCGTGAAAGCATCTGGACAAgcaattctttttaaaatgaagaccGTTTATGCAATT contains these protein-coding regions:
- the numb gene encoding protein numb homolog isoform X6; this translates as MNKLRQSFRRKKDVYVPESSRPHQWQTDEEAVRTGKCSFAVKYLGHVEVDESRGMHICEDAVKRLKTAGKKPVRAVLWVSADGLRVVDDKTKDLILDQTIEKVSFCAPDRNFERAFSYICRDGTTRRWICHCFMAIKDSGERLSHAVGCAFAACLERKQKREKECGVTATFDTNRTTFTREGSFRVTTATEAAEREEVMRQLQDAKKAETEVKVAGNSAASVTNSSVHQTGGSPSPSSSPPLSVPMLGPQAIPRRHAPVEILHRQSSFRGFPALSQKTSPFKRQQSLRMNDLPSTMQRKSDFPMKNTVLELEGEGDSISSLCTQIATAFSGPPEDPFSSAPMPKPASSPQSPVAPGGDWSAPTPVIVVPPTSSPAISSHKRTPSEADRWLEEVSKSVRAPQPNPILATASPPPQPFVAPVPMPVASVPSGPPVAFLPSIPPPVPMLPPRQPAFHAQAPASHPMANGLPFPQPSVPVFGITPSQMVANVFGSATQPQPFPGPVSTTPQHDAQPVSNISPFIKPPQSTTAIPAPQQPSSDSVTFNGADSWAAPSRIAPSSPSTQPPPQQEDAFEAQWAALEGRSRQHTTPSPTNPFSTELQKTFEIQL
- the numb gene encoding protein numb homolog isoform X3: MNKLRQSFRRKKDVYVPESSRPHQWQTDEEAVRTGKCSFAVKYLGHVEVDESRGMHICEDAVKRLKTAGKKPVRAVLWVSADGLRVVDDKTKDLILDQTIEKVSFCAPDRNFERAFSYICRDGTTRRWICHCFMAIKDSGERLSHAVGCAFAACLERKQKREKECGVTATFDTNRTTFTREGSFRVTTATEAAEREEVMRQLQDAKKAETEVKVAGNSAASVTNSSVHQTGGSPSPSSSPPLSVPMLGPQAIPRRHAPVEILHRQSSFRGFPALSQKTSPFKRQQSLRMNDLPSTMQRKSDFPMKNTVLELEGEGDSISSLCTQIATAFSGPPEDPFSSAPMPKPASSPQSPVAPVNGTTPAFPAATTANPSVLPPALPARETNPWAKSPAGAAASARTGGDWSAPTPVIVVPPTSSPAISSHKRTPSEADRWLEEVSKSVRAPQPNPILATASPPPQPFVAPVPMPVASVPSGPPVAFLPSIPPPVPMLPPRQPAFHAQAPASHPMANGLPFPQPSVPVFGITPSQMVANVFGSATQPQPFPGPVSTTPQHDAQPVSNISPFIKPPQSTTAIPAPQQPSSDSVTFNGADSWAAPSRIAPSSPSTQPPPQQEDAFEAQWAALEGRSRQHTTPSPTNPFSTELQKTFEIQL
- the numb gene encoding protein numb homolog isoform X5, whose protein sequence is MNKLRQSFRRKKDVYVPESSRPHQWQTDEEAVRTGKCSFAVKYLGHVEVDESRGMHICEDAVKRLKTDRKFFKGFFSKAGKKPVRAVLWVSADGLRVVDDKTKDLILDQTIEKVSFCAPDRNFERAFSYICRDGTTRRWICHCFMAIKDSGERLSHAVGCAFAACLERKQKREKECGVTATFDTNRTTFTREGSFRVTTATEAAEREEVMRQLQDAKKAETEVKVAGNSAASVTNSSVHQTGGSPSPSSSPPLSVPMLGPQAIPRRHAPVEILHRQSSFRGFPALSQKTSPFKRQQSLRMNDLPSTMQRKSDFPMKNTVLELEGEGDSISSLCTQIATAFSGPPEDPFSSAPMPKPASSPQSPVAPGGDWSAPTPVIVVPPTSSPAISSHKRTPSEADRWLEEVSKSVRAPQPNPILATASPPPQPFVAPVPMPVASVPSGPPVAFLPSIPPPVPMLPPRQPAFHAQAPASHPMANGLPFPQPSVPVFGITPSQMVANVFGSATQPQPFPGPVSTTPQHDAQPVSNISPFIKPPQSTTAIPAPQQPSSDSVTFNGADSWAAPSRIAPSSPSTQPPPQQEDAFEAQWAALEGRSRQHTTPSPTNPFSTELQKTFEIQL